A genome region from Nicotiana tabacum cultivar K326 chromosome 13, ASM71507v2, whole genome shotgun sequence includes the following:
- the LOC107822281 gene encoding SKP1-like protein 5 has protein sequence MFSSKASFLVKIIEYLKKHAEIKGSDEEEIKKTKIKDFDKEFISVKMQKLFNIILVANFLDIKPLLDLCAQAIADKIKNKSHVVVRQNFNVQCDYTREEEDVVRKENEWVFLSQEVSPKRWNGPESPPSFSC, from the exons ATGTTTTCATCTAAGGCATCCTTCCTAGTCAAGATCATCGAGTACCTCAAGAAGCATGCAGAAATCAAGGGTTCAGACGAAGAAGAAATCAAGAAAACCAAAATCAAGGACTTCGATAAGGAATTCATTAGCGTTAAGATGCAAAAACTCTTCAATATCATATTGGTTGCAAATTTCCTTGACATTAAGCCTTTGCTCGATCTTTGTGCTCAGGCTATTGCTGACAAGATCAAGAACAAGTCGCATGTGGTTGTTCGACAAAATTTCAATGTTCAATGTGATTATACTCGAGAGGAAGAAGATGTCGTTCGGAAAGAAAATGAATGGG TATTTTTGAGTCAAGAAGTTAGCCCAAAGAGATGGAATGGTCCTGAGTCTCCACCATCTTTTAGTTgctaa